The following proteins are encoded in a genomic region of Hydra vulgaris chromosome 05, alternate assembly HydraT2T_AEP:
- the LOC136080173 gene encoding uncharacterized protein LOC136080173 — MVVDVLSKYRWIVPLKSKTGVNVANALNKIFKERGCQKKWMGKGLEFYNKHVKALVVELYSTENKKNCVVERWNRTMKEKMLKWTEEEFTVSQVQFTDPPTYKITDNYGEEIQGTFYEQELKKTDQNIFRIEKVIRKFKNKSLVKWYGYPENVRRHQQVSSRMSELTSLRRLKMSSLDSCWKTLNGLGALG, encoded by the exons atggtgGTAGATGTTTTATCAAAGTACAGATGGATTGTTCCATTGAAGAGTAAAACTGGAGTTAATGTTGCTAATGCTTTgaacaaaatctttaaagaaaGAGGGTGCCAAAAAAAGTGGATGGGTAAAGGcttagaattttataataagcaTGTTAAAGCGCTGGTTGTTGAGTTatattcaactgaaaataagaaaaattgtgTAGTTGAACGttggaatagaacaatgaaagagAAAATGCTTAA ATGGACTGAAGAGGAGTTTACAGTGTCACAGGTTCAGTTCACAGATCCACCAACGTATAAAATAACTGACAATTATggtgaagaaatacaaggtactttttatgaacaagaactgAAAAAAACTGACCAAAACATATTTAGGATTGAAAAAGTTATTcgtaaattcaaaaacaaatcattagtaaagtggtatgggtatCCCGAAAATGTAAGACGCCATCAACAAGTGAGCTCCAGAATGAGTGAACTTACTTCTCTCCGTCGTCTCAAAATGAGTTCATTAGACAGCTGCTGGAAGACCTTAAACGGATTAGGGGCTCTTGgttga